The following is a genomic window from Alphaproteobacteria bacterium LSUCC0396.
CTCGACGGCAAGATCAAATCTGGCTTCGCAATGACTGAGCCGAATGTTGCCTCATCGGACGCTTTGAACATCGCATGTAAGATCACAGAGGACGGTGACGATTTCGTGCTCAATGGACACAAATGGTTTGCTGGTAATGTTGGGCTGGATTGTTGGCAATTTATTATTGTCATCGGAAATAGCGATCCGCAGGCCGAACCCCATGCCCGACATTCTGCAATTATTGTCCCAGTCGCATCCAACGGCTTGGAGGTGGTCCGGCATGTGCCTGTTCTGGGCTTCCAACATCGGGCCAAACCCCATGGGGAGATCCGGCTGAACAATGTCAGAGTCCCCAGGGAAAACCTGCTGGGGGAACGTGGGAGAGGTTTTGCCGCAGCCCAAGTCCGGCTGGCCACCGCACGAATCCACCATTGCATGCGGTCGATTGGTGGTGCAGAACTGATGATTTCATTAATGGTTGAGCGCGCCAGAGCACGAAAAGCTTTTGGCAAGAAACTGTCAGAGCACGACAAGATAAGGGAGTTTATCGCGCTTTCCCGTGTGGAGGTCGATCAGGCCCGCCTTTTGACGCTGGCCGCAGCAGAGGCACTAGATGCTAAAGGTAGTAAGGGCGCACGTCGTGAGATATCAATGATCAAACTGGCGGTGGCCTCTGCCTGCTACAATGTGGCTGACCGCGCAGTTCAGGTCTTTGGGGCTATGGGATTGACAAACGACTCGCCTGTAGCTGACTATTTCGCGCAGATGCGTGCCCTGAGGATTTACGATGGCCCAGACGAGGTTCATGTCCATTCAATTGCGCGACATGAATTCAAACGCCAGCAAGAGCGCGAGGGCGCACCCCTTCTCAGATTGCTGTGCCGGGACCTTTCACTTCAATAATATAGGAAATGGGTATATTTTCAGACAAGACCCTTAAAAAACGCATCAGATGACACCTTCAGTTCTACAAGAAAAAAGTATTCTTTCGATTGGTTCCTCTACTACAACTGATCCGGCATTTCTGTCGATCTCAGAACAGATTGCAGTCCAATTGGCTAAGGACATATTATCAGGCAAACTGGCTGAAAACGACAAGCTTTCTGAACAAAAGCTTGCAGAGCGCTTTGGCACCAGTCGAGGGCCTATCCGAGACGGGATAAAAATTTTGGAGCAGAATGGTTTTGTAAGGTCCAAGCCCCGTCTCAGTGCACGGGTCAACTCAATCACGCGCCATGAGATCCAGCAGCTGTTTGATGTCCGCGCTCAAATTTTGGGATTGCTTGCTCGTTATGCGGCGCGAAATGCGACGCCAGATGATCTTATGGCACTGCGTAAAAATGTCGAGCACCTGCAGCAGATGAGGCTTGAAACATCTGGTGACGTTGGTGCCTTCTTCGTTCAATCCCACATGTGCTGGTCGTTGCTGCATAAAACCGCCAAGGCCCGCAGGATTTCCGCTATCGGATCTTATGTTATGGGATCAGCGATCTGGCAGTTGGCCTTTCGAGACAGCCTTCTGCAAAAGACCGACGACTACCCGGATGATAAGTTCCTTCATAATTGGTGTGAGTTGCTGACCGCAATCGAAAACGGCGATGAAGACAAGGCTGAAGAAAGCGCGCGTGCACTAGTTGGTGTCACATGGGGCATGATCAAAGACTCGCTGACCTACCGGGTGGTTTTTACGAATTCTGGTCCGGCACCCTAACCAGATTGACTAGAAAGCCCGCTTGTCCACGCACAGTTCGACGTTCGTTTGATTTTGCGCAACTACCAAATGCAGTAAATGGTGATCAACGAAAAAAAATCTGGCTGGGTTAAAGTTGAGATGAGTATTCACATCGGCACCGATGCACTTTCGGAGGCGGGTTCAAAGCATCCATGTGCTGATATTCCGAGTCGACACTTCCTCAGGCGTGCTGTCGGCCGGGGTCACCATCTGAGCCCTCTTTGTAATGTCCAGTATCGTCGCGATGGCAGTTTTTGACTTTGGGATCCTGTTGCCAAACTTTGCGCGAAACCGGCGGTTGGAAATTTAATAAACCTAAAAATGAAGCGATGGGCATAAGGTTGCCGGAGGAGAAAAAAATGATCGAACAAGACACTCAATTCAATCAATATCTGTCTGAACTGCGTCAGTGGGTCCGAGAGGTCGCAATTCCCGCCGAAGAACAGGTTGAAGCTGAAAATTGCGTGCCAGAGAAGATCGTTGAAGACATGCGGGCGCGGGGATATTTCGGCTGGAGCATTCCCGTCGAATTCGGCGGCGCCGGTTTTACGATGGAGCAACTGGCGCTGGCTGGGATAGAAATTGCGCAATGCTCGACTGCGTTCCGCGCCCGCTCGGGGACTAACACAGGTATCGGCTCGGAAGGGCTGGTTCAGGACGGGACCGACGCGCAGAAGAAAAAATATCTGCCAAAACTGGCCAGCGGTGCTCTAACTGGCTGTTTTGCGCTGAGCGAGCCTGACGCCGGTTCAGATGCGACAGCAGTTGCAACGACCGCACATCGTGATGGGGACCATTATGTTCTGAACGGAACCAAGGTGTTTATCACCAATGCACCAATAGCGGATTTGTTCACTGTCATTGCCAGGACTGATCCCAGCCAACCCGGCTCGCGCGGTCTAAGCGCTTTTCTGGTTGAACGCGGCTCAGTTGGCCTGATGGCTGGTGAGCCCTATCAAAAAATGGGACAGGCTGGGTCCCCGGTATCCGAAGTTTACATGAGCGACTGCCGCGTGCCGGCTGAAAACCTGATTGGAGGGGTAGAAGGTCAGGGGTTTGCTACGATGATGAAAACGCTGAACAAGCAACGCATCAATCTTGCGTCACTGTGCACTGGCTCGGCTATCCGGATGTTAGATGAGGCAGTTGCCCACAGCCTTTCGCGACATCAGTTTGGTAAACCAATTGGGGATTTCCAGCTTGTGCAAGCGATGATCGCAGATTGTCAGACGGAAATCCACGCCGCGCGGGCGCTTATCCTCGAAACCGCGCGAAAACGCGACGCAGGCGCTGATGTCACAATGCAGGCTTCGATTTGCAAATATTTTGCGTCCGAGGCCTGCGGGCGCGTTGCCGATAGGGCTGTGCAGATATTCGGTGGCTCTGGCTATGTTGCGGGTTATAGTTGTATCGAAAGACTTTATCGGGATGCACGCTTGTTCCGCCTCTACGAGGGTACCAGCCAGATGCACCAAATAACCATCGCAAAACGCACATTACGCGCAGCGACTGAAGCAAACGCTAAATCAAAGTGAATGTTATTTGCAGTGATTCAGGTGTGGTTGAACTATGCTGGGAAAACATAGCCTCTCAACCGCTAACGCATATGATACTGAACCACTAGAAGATGCTTTGGAAGGCGCTTGCAGTGGCAATATCAAAATCACTCAACGCCTTGAACTAAGGCGGCTAACAACATCTCTCTGGTATGATACGGAGATGAATAAACAGGGTACAATTCAGCAAAATCACAATGAGCCACTCAAAGCATTAACAAACATCAAAGCCAATCTTCAGCGCCGTAAAAAGACTTCAGATATAATGACTAGCTCGAGGTTGATGGAAGTGCCCGAACCTGCCCGTACGATCCCAAGAACGCGGTAAATATCCTCGCTAATTGCAAAGCGCCGCGCATCAAATTCGGTTTTAAGCGGTTTTGGATAGACCAAATATTCAGGCGTCGACAGTGGCTGATTTTGGTCAATAGCCTCACGGGTATTGGCCTTCAGGCTAGCCAGCGCGTCCCCCTTCAATACAAATAGCTGCCACGGCTGCAAATTACCATTTGACGGTGCGCGGGACGCCTGTTGAATAATGCTCCGCAACAATTGAATATCAACTGGTCGGTCCAGGAAAGAGCGGCAGGATTTGCGGTGCTGTAAGGCGTGTTCGACCGTCATTTTTAACCCCACTCTTCCTTTCTGTTTGGCCTTATCATCAAACAACCGCGCTGCTTGTCAACATGCCATATTATGATCATCTTGGTGTCAATCAATCGTCCCAAGCGCGGTAGCAATATTATGCAGAAAACTGACGGCTAAAATTGTTTGCTTGCAACAAGTTTAAAATTAGATACCATTTTGAAGCTTAATTTAATTAAAACAAATTTTGATTTTAGAGAAAGCAACGGGGGAGTGACTTTGAGACTTACAACAAAGCTCAAAAATCGGCTTCAGCAGCCCAGCTTAATTATGGCGCCCGGTGTTGTAGATGCAATGAATGCGCGATTAGTTGCGGAAGCTGGTTTTGAAGCTATTTACATGACAGGGGCCGGCACAACCGCTGCCAGGCTTGGCATGCCCGACGTTGGGCTCTTGAGTGTTGTTGAAATGGCTGACAATGCTGGTCGAATTGCAGATGCGTCAGGGTTGCCTCTTATTTCAGATGCTGATACCGGCTATGGCAGTCCCGTAAATGTATTTAGAACAGTATCTTTGTTTGAAAAAGCCGGCGTTGCCGGTATTCACATTGAAGACCAAAATTGGCCCAAGCGGTGCGGACACCTTGCTGGCAAAACACTCATCCCCGCAAATGAAATGGCTGCAAAAATCAATGCTGCTTGCGACGCGAGAAAAGATAGCGATTTCACTATCATCGCGAGAACTGATGCATTGGCTTTACATGGATTAAATGCTGCATTGGACCGTGCAAAGCTTTACGAGGAGGCGGGTGCTGACGTGATATTTGTTGAGTCCCCTCAAACAGAAGAGGAAATATCCACAATTCCAAAAAGTTTATCGGCCCCCACACTTTTTAATATGGCATCTAGCGGAAAAACCCCCTTTCTATCACGAGATGAAATACAGAATTACGGCTATAAACTTGCAATTTATCCGAACTTTGCAATGCTTGCCGCAATTCCAGCCGTTAGAAATTATCTATCACAGCTGCGTGAAACGGGCACTGTTTCGCACATGGTAGAAAACATGGCCTCTTTCCAAGACTTATTTAACCTGCTCGGAATGGAGGATGTCAAAGCCATGGAGGAGCGATATTCAGTTGATGATAAAGCGCGAGTTGGGTTTTAGGTTACGGTCTTATTTCCACCCAACCAAAAGCTCAAAGTCTAAAAATAGGAGGATAAAGTGAATAAATTGAAGCTCTTTGCTGTAAGCCTACTAAGTTTTTTACTGGCATGGGGGCCTGCTATTGCTGACAGCTGGCCGTCCAAAAATGACAAAATAACGATTGTTGTTCCATTTAAGGCCGGAGGAAGCACGGATAGGCTCGGCCGCAGCATCGCTCAACACCTATCCAAACACATGAATGACGCAGCAGTAACGGTTGTTAACAAACCAGGAGCCTCAGGTGCTGTTGGCGCCGCTTGGTTTTTGCAGCAACCAGCTGACGGCTCAACATTCCTTGTAACGCATGCTGTTCCATACCTAGCAAACAACGTTATGCTCTCGAACCTTTCATTAGAGTGGTCAGACTTTAATTTTATAAACGTCCAATGGCCGCAAACCTCACTTCTTTTCGTGAACAAAAATGAGCCTTACAAAACTGCGAAAGAACTATTTGAAACCATTCGCAACGAACCTGGAAAAATTTCAGCCTCCATTCTTCAAGGAAGTGGAGCGCACCTGCAGTTGCTGTTAATTCTAGACGCTCTTAACATTCCTCGCTCCAACATCCGTTGGGTCACATATGAAGGTGGTGGGCCTCAGCGCTCTGCAGTAGCGGGCGGCAATGTCACATTCACACTCACGGCAGCTCGAGGATCAAAGGGAATCGCTGATAAAATTACCCCTTTAGCAATTAATTCTTCAGAGGGTCATAGCGCATTCCCTGGAGTGCCACACCTTAACACCGTGTTAAAAACTGAATACGGTGTAACTGTTCCGCCTGTAGCCAATACATATGCCACTTTTATCACCAGTGCTAAATTCGCTAAAGAATTTCCCAATCGGTACAAAACTGTCGTGAATGCGTATCAACAAATGGTTCAATCGGCAGAATACAAAGAGGCAGTTAAAAAAGGTTCTTTAGGAGCAGTATGGACAGGTCCGGAGCGTTCAAAGGAAATACTGGACGAGGGGTTTGCAACCATGTCGAAATACAAAGACACATTCGACAAATAAGCAGAGACAAGGCTCAGCATCATGCTGAGCCTTATGCCTTCAACTTGTGGACCAGAGGATGATTAAGAATTATCTGAAAAGGGTTGACACTGGTCACGCTTTGTTCGTGTCTTGTTTGATGGGATTCCATATATGGTTTTTGCTCGACGTAGTGTTTACCGCCTCCCGTATCGAGCACATCATGTTTGTCCTGCCACTTGTTGCAGCCGCGTGTGGTATTGGGATTTATATTTTAATCACAATAAATCGTGAAAAAGCGTCTACTGATCGGCGCGAAAATCATAAAAAAATTGATAGTCGCGTCCCTTTGATCATGATTGCATTATGCACCTACCTCTTGGGAATGGTGACTGTAGGGTTTGATCTTTCGACGTTTCTATTTCTGTCATGTTCTCTGTGGCTGATGGGGGAGCGAAGGGCATGGGTCATCTTTTCATACTCATTTGTACTAACTATCTTTTGCGTTTTTGGTTTGCGTGAAATGGTCTCACTACCCGTTCCAACCTTCTTTTTTTCGGACTTTTGATAAATGATCGATGGACCCGCATTTCACGAGGCTATTGCTTTATTGTCTGACGGCACAGACGCTTGGGCAGTTGTCCCACCAGGGATATTAATTGGGCTGATATTTGGGACGATACCAGGTCTATCAATATCAATTGGAATGGCAATATTTTTGCCTCTCACTCTACACATGGATTTTTTGCCGGCAATTTTGTTTTTAACAGCAATATTTACCGGCGGTGGATTTGGATGTGCAATTCCAGCCATCCTTATGAACATTCCAGGAACATCTGCATCAGTTGCAACTACCTTTGATGGATACCCAATGGCACGACGCGGGGAACATAATCACGCTCTTGGAATTGCTTTGGTTGCTTCGGTCGTTGGAGCCGGCTTAAGCTATCTGACATTGCTATTATTTATAGGGCCTATAGCTAACCTTGTGTTAAAACTTGGACCCTCCGAAATGTTCCTTGTTTCATTATGGGGCATGTCTTTGATTGCCGTTCTACAGGAAGGCTTTTTCAGCAGAGGTCTGCTTGCTGGTGTGTTTGGGCTAACATTAGGCCTGATTGGAGTTAGCGACCTTGGAGTTTTTAGGGGGACTTTTGGAAGCGCTTATCTTTTTGATGGCATTCCAGCTATTCCAGCGCTAATTGGCATGTTTGCAGCCTCCGAGCTTTTCAATCTTATCAGAGATGACTATTTGATCGTTGATGAAGAAAAAAGAAGAATGAATCTGATTGAGATTCTATCTGGAATGAAACGAGCATTGAGCTATCCACTCGTAATTATACGAGGTGGTGCTATTGGAACCATAATCGGAGCCATACCGGGGGTTGGCTCGTCCGTCGCTAACTTAGTATCATATGCATCAACAAAGCGGCAATACGACAAAGACAAGACCTTTGGCAAGGGTGATGACCGGGGCGTGATAGCATCTGAGTCCGCAAATAGTAGTTCTGAGGGTGGCTCCATGGCGACACTTTTAGCTCTAGGCATCCCCGGAGGGGGAGGCACAGCGATAATGCTCGCTGCTTTTTCTGCGCATGATGTTACAGGAGGGCCCCGGTTTTTATCGCAGAATACAGATATTGTTTACGCCATTATACTTG
Proteins encoded in this region:
- a CDS encoding tripartite tricarboxylate transporter permease; its protein translation is MIDGPAFHEAIALLSDGTDAWAVVPPGILIGLIFGTIPGLSISIGMAIFLPLTLHMDFLPAILFLTAIFTGGGFGCAIPAILMNIPGTSASVATTFDGYPMARRGEHNHALGIALVASVVGAGLSYLTLLLFIGPIANLVLKLGPSEMFLVSLWGMSLIAVLQEGFFSRGLLAGVFGLTLGLIGVSDLGVFRGTFGSAYLFDGIPAIPALIGMFAASELFNLIRDDYLIVDEEKRRMNLIEILSGMKRALSYPLVIIRGGAIGTIIGAIPGVGSSVANLVSYASTKRQYDKDKTFGKGDDRGVIASESANSSSEGGSMATLLALGIPGGGGTAIMLAAFSAHDVTGGPRFLSQNTDIVYAIILGNLAQVGLLALMGLAFIFLASSIVKVPLRFLIPTVLVMALLGSYAHTGNMTGPVTVATFAIIGWVMRRYNYPVAATVIGILLATMVEGELLRSYQLTSGRLFSYIFDRPITLLLLALFITSLCFPLIQKNLMARKR
- a CDS encoding acyl-CoA dehydrogenase family protein translates to MIEQDTQFNQYLSELRQWVREVAIPAEEQVEAENCVPEKIVEDMRARGYFGWSIPVEFGGAGFTMEQLALAGIEIAQCSTAFRARSGTNTGIGSEGLVQDGTDAQKKKYLPKLASGALTGCFALSEPDAGSDATAVATTAHRDGDHYVLNGTKVFITNAPIADLFTVIARTDPSQPGSRGLSAFLVERGSVGLMAGEPYQKMGQAGSPVSEVYMSDCRVPAENLIGGVEGQGFATMMKTLNKQRINLASLCTGSAIRMLDEAVAHSLSRHQFGKPIGDFQLVQAMIADCQTEIHAARALILETARKRDAGADVTMQASICKYFASEACGRVADRAVQIFGGSGYVAGYSCIERLYRDARLFRLYEGTSQMHQITIAKRTLRAATEANAKSK
- a CDS encoding tripartite tricarboxylate transporter TctB family protein; translation: MIKNYLKRVDTGHALFVSCLMGFHIWFLLDVVFTASRIEHIMFVLPLVAAACGIGIYILITINREKASTDRRENHKKIDSRVPLIMIALCTYLLGMVTVGFDLSTFLFLSCSLWLMGERRAWVIFSYSFVLTIFCVFGLREMVSLPVPTFFFSDF
- a CDS encoding oxaloacetate decarboxylase codes for the protein MLATSLKLDTILKLNLIKTNFDFRESNGGVTLRLTTKLKNRLQQPSLIMAPGVVDAMNARLVAEAGFEAIYMTGAGTTAARLGMPDVGLLSVVEMADNAGRIADASGLPLISDADTGYGSPVNVFRTVSLFEKAGVAGIHIEDQNWPKRCGHLAGKTLIPANEMAAKINAACDARKDSDFTIIARTDALALHGLNAALDRAKLYEEAGADVIFVESPQTEEEISTIPKSLSAPTLFNMASSGKTPFLSRDEIQNYGYKLAIYPNFAMLAAIPAVRNYLSQLRETGTVSHMVENMASFQDLFNLLGMEDVKAMEERYSVDDKARVGF
- a CDS encoding GntR family transcriptional regulator — protein: MTPSVLQEKSILSIGSSTTTDPAFLSISEQIAVQLAKDILSGKLAENDKLSEQKLAERFGTSRGPIRDGIKILEQNGFVRSKPRLSARVNSITRHEIQQLFDVRAQILGLLARYAARNATPDDLMALRKNVEHLQQMRLETSGDVGAFFVQSHMCWSLLHKTAKARRISAIGSYVMGSAIWQLAFRDSLLQKTDDYPDDKFLHNWCELLTAIENGDEDKAEESARALVGVTWGMIKDSLTYRVVFTNSGPAP
- a CDS encoding nitroreductase family protein; translated protein: MTVEHALQHRKSCRSFLDRPVDIQLLRSIIQQASRAPSNGNLQPWQLFVLKGDALASLKANTREAIDQNQPLSTPEYLVYPKPLKTEFDARRFAISEDIYRVLGIVRAGSGTSINLELVIISEVFLRR
- a CDS encoding acyl-CoA dehydrogenase family protein, which gives rise to MTTTPTVADRLVAFMADEIFPRHLEMQAFIENNKPGTRPKFLATLQEKARQQGLWNLGLPELPDNAPGTRLTNTEFAPIAETLGQIHWAAEVFNCQAPDLPNMEMLVKVGTAAQKERWLYPMLDGKIKSGFAMTEPNVASSDALNIACKITEDGDDFVLNGHKWFAGNVGLDCWQFIIVIGNSDPQAEPHARHSAIIVPVASNGLEVVRHVPVLGFQHRAKPHGEIRLNNVRVPRENLLGERGRGFAAAQVRLATARIHHCMRSIGGAELMISLMVERARARKAFGKKLSEHDKIREFIALSRVEVDQARLLTLAAAEALDAKGSKGARREISMIKLAVASACYNVADRAVQVFGAMGLTNDSPVADYFAQMRALRIYDGPDEVHVHSIARHEFKRQQEREGAPLLRLLCRDLSLQ
- a CDS encoding Bug family tripartite tricarboxylate transporter substrate binding protein produces the protein MNKLKLFAVSLLSFLLAWGPAIADSWPSKNDKITIVVPFKAGGSTDRLGRSIAQHLSKHMNDAAVTVVNKPGASGAVGAAWFLQQPADGSTFLVTHAVPYLANNVMLSNLSLEWSDFNFINVQWPQTSLLFVNKNEPYKTAKELFETIRNEPGKISASILQGSGAHLQLLLILDALNIPRSNIRWVTYEGGGPQRSAVAGGNVTFTLTAARGSKGIADKITPLAINSSEGHSAFPGVPHLNTVLKTEYGVTVPPVANTYATFITSAKFAKEFPNRYKTVVNAYQQMVQSAEYKEAVKKGSLGAVWTGPERSKEILDEGFATMSKYKDTFDK